TGTTCCACAACACGGAACAAGCGATCAGGATTTTGATGCCATGAATCAAAAGTGAGTTCGTGCTTCAGGATGCTGTACACAACCAGACAGCAAGAGATCCCGATAGAAAGCCCAACAATATTGACAAACAGATATAACTGGTTCTTTCTAAAGTTGCGAAATGCGGTAGTTAAGTAATTGCGAAACATGACTCCAATATTTGGTTGCCATACTATTGGCATGGATGGTGCCAAATAGTTAACTAACTGTAATACAGAAAGTTAATTTTTGTCAAGGTGTTTCATGCTGTTCCTTTATGAAACAATTATTTGTTTTATTATGAAACACTCACTAGCATTGAAACAGAAAATTTAAGCGATTGAAAAAGAAAGGGCACATACTGATCGTCGATGATGATCACGACGTTTTGTTTACAGCAAAAACGATCCTCAAGCGGGAATACGAGAAGGTAACTACTGAAAGTTCACCTAACCGACTGGAAACACTGTTGCAGAAAGAGGAGATCGATCTCGTGATCCTGGACATGAATTTCAAAGCGGGAGTCACGTCAGGAAATGAAGGTTTGTTTTGGTTGAAAAGAATCCATGAGCTCGACCCTGAAATTCACGTAATCCTTAATACGGCTTATGGAGATATTGACCTGGCGGTAGAATCCATGAAACAAGGAGCTGTTGATTTCCTGATCAAACCGTGGGAAAAGGAAAAGTTATTGGCTACCATCCAAAACGTGTTCAATCTTCGGCAATCGAAGAAAAAAATCAAAAAGCTCGAAGGACGTGAATCTGCGCTAACACAGGACATTGATTCAGCCTATTCGGATTTGATCTTCGGCTCGGCCAGCATGCAGAAGATTATGCAGATCGTGGAGAAGGTTGCCATCACAGATGCTTCCGTGCTTATTACAGGAGAGAATGGTACCGGAAAGGAAGTAATGGCCCGTACGATCCACCGGATGTCTCCCCGAAAGAAGGAATCGATGATTAAAGTGGATTTAGGAGCGCTGCCTGAGACACTATTTGAATCAGAATTGTTTGGCCACGTCAAGGGTGCATTTACAGATGCCAAGGAAGATCGCCAGGGCCGGTTCGAAATAGCTGATGGTGGCACTATTTTTCTCGATGAGATTGGCAACATCAGCCCAGCGATGCAAGTCAAACTGTTGACCGTACTTCAAAACAAAACGGTCAATCGAGTTGGTTCTAGCAAGATCTACCCTTTTGATGTACGCATTGTTAGCGCAACCAACCAACCTTTAATGGACATGGTCGCAGATGGGAGTTTTCGCCTTGATTTGCTCTATCGAATCAATACGGTAGAAATTGAATTGCCTCCACTGAGAGAACGAAAAGAAGACATCCCGCTATTGGTCGAGCATTATCTGGGCGTTTATGCTTCCAAATATCAGAAGCTTGGTATGCGCATTGACCCGGCGGTCTTGAAACAACTGATGGCTTATCCCTGGCCTGGAAACATCAGAGAATTACAACACGCGGTAGAAAGGGCCGTGATCATGAGCAGTGAACGCACCTTGAAGTCAGGTGACTTTCTTATGCCCAAAGTCAGTCATTCGCCGAGTGTCAATTCCTTGAAAGTCGAAGATGTGGAAAAGGAAGCCATACGAAAGGCCATCGAGCGATTTGAAGGGAATTTGAGTAAAGCCTCAGAAGAGCTGGGTATTGGCCGCACCACTTTGTACCGTAAAATGAAGAAGTATGGGTTATAAGTTCTAAGTTGATGCCTTGAACAAAACAATTATAAGGGCCGGAGGTCTCTCAGAGTCCCCTTCAGATGACTCTGAGGGCTATGGTAAGACATTCAACAATTGCTGATCTAAATCAGTTTACATAACTTAGACTTGATAGTAAAAACTAATCTGATCAAGCACTGTTCATGATTCAAACACAAAGCAACACATGGCCAATGAAGCATTAAAAGAAGACTCGCAGCACGATGGTTTCTTGATTTTCAGAACCAAAGTAGTGATTCGAATCCTCGCTGTGATCGCTCTTGGGTCAGCCGCCTTTTATGTGGGTGTGTATACCCCATTCTCTTTAATGGTCTTTTGGCTCACGCTATTTGCTGTCATCATTTTAGTCGACTTGATCCGATATGTTGAGAAAACCAATCGCGATCTTGGAAACTTCCTATTGGCCATCAGGCAAAATGACTTTTCCAATATCTATCCGGAACACAACCGACAATCACGATCCTTATTCCATGCTTTTAATGTGATCACTCGTGAATTCACCAAGCTCAGAAGCGAAAAGGAGTCCAACTTCCATTTTTTCAAGACACTGGTAGAATACAGCGGAGTACCCTTACTTTCATATGACCTGGCGGACGAACGCATTCACCTGATGAATGAATCAGCCAAGGACCTCTTTCGCATACCCTACTCTACTCGACTTGACTCGATCGGACGAGCTAGCGAACTCTTGTTAGAAAAGATTCGTGAATTAGGAAGTGACGAAAGAATACTTGTAAAAACGGAGATCGGAGACGAGCTACTGCACCTATCGGTGTTGTCAAAGGTGCTCATTTTACAAGAAAGACGATACAAGGTGTTGGCTTTTCACAACATCAATACCGAGTTGGATCAGCAAGAAATCGAATCCTGGCAGAAGCTCATTAGAGTACTGACACATGAAATCAAAAACAGCGTGATCCCGATCTCTACGTTAACAGAGGTGGCCTATCAGATGCTGGAAAATAACGACGGTTCGGAACGACCGATCTCAGAGTTGGATGAAGAGGAAGAATCTGACTTGCGGATGAGTCTTTTCACCATTGGGAAAAGAAGCAAGTCTTTGGTGAAGTTTGTGAACTCTTACGGCGATTTGGCAAAAGTGCCTAAGCCAAAATTGGAGGAGGTAGACCTCACGGAGTTAGTGAGTCAGATGTTGGAATTAGAAGCGGCTGACATGAAAAAAGCCAACATCAAGCTGATCAGAAGTCTGTCAAAAAGAAAGTTGATCCGAAAGATCGATCCAGGAATGATTGAGCAAGTGCTGATCAACCTGATCAAGAATGGTATTGAAGCCCTGGAAGGAACAGAGGACGCGGAAATTCAGGTGTGGCTCGACGAAGTTTCGGATGCGGCAGTCGTGCGGATCATCGACAATGGGCCAGGAATGGACAAAGAATTACTCAACAACATTTTCGTTCCTTTCTATACGACGAAGGAAACAGGTTCAGGCATTGGTCTACCCTTATCGCGTCAGATCATGCGCGCGCACAAAGGCAGCATCAAAGTACACTCAACTCCAGGAGAGGGAACGAGCTTCGAATTGCATTTTAGGTTTTGAGTGATGGAGCTACATAGTCATCTCGAACAATTGATCCCCGCCGCTGCAAATTGGATTCTGAAACAAGAAAATCACATCCTAAAGTGCGGCATTGATTTGAGTATCGATCAAGCCATTGATGCCCATTTAATCGGGGTAAAAGACCCATCAAGAATCCGACTGATGGAGTTTGAAGAAATGCCAAAACCTGAAGACACGGAACTGCATAAAGCTGCCGAATTTCTGGGACTTATCTCTGACAGCACAAGAGGCACATCATTTAGATATGGTATTGCTGTCCGAAAAGGCTGGTTAGCTTCCAGGACTTTGCTAGTTCATGAAATGACTCATACCACACAATATGAAAAATTGGGTGGCATTGAAAATTTTCTAAAACAGTACATCCTGGAATGTAGTACCGTAGGCTATTTATTGAGTCCAATGGAAGAAGAAGCCAGGAAAATGGAAAGAAAAATCTGTGGATAAGAAATTCAGCGATCAATCACTAAATCCCCATAATTGATTGATTCCTTCCAGGAAGTTGATCCTGAGTTATACCCCCAGGAAATTCCACTTTCACTTCCTTTCATAAAGCCTTTTTCGACGATCTCATTGTCATTGTCCGCTAGCCCTATATTGAACGGGATCGTGCTTTTCTCAAAATCAAAAACACCCAATTCCTTTTCAAAACATACTTCAAGTAAGTAGCCTCCCTCAATATTTTGACGACCAAATGAAATATTCTTTGATTTGTATTCCGGGATATTGCCCAGTTTCTGCAAGCGATCATAAGGAGCACTATAGTTGACGAAATAGATCGTATCTGTCTCAGACATCTCACCAACGGACAGCTTTGTTGCATTGGTAAAGAAAAACTCCACGTTATCGTTCTCCCAATGTTGGATCATCATGCTTTCCTCCAGAAAACCTTCAATATCATCGGTGACTTTCACAAGAAAAAACAGATCATTGTCATGCATCAACACACGAAAGGTAGCAGACAGATCATCTTCACCATCCCAGTTGATGTCTCCTCCCAGCGTCCCATCGATCGGGTACTCCGGAAGTCCTTTCCAACAGTCATCTATGCTCCCATCAATGATTGGTCGCTCTTGAGCAACCGTCACTATGGCAGATTTTGCTTTTCTTCCTGAGCATCCAACAGAAAGCATGAATAGACTTAGAAAAAGTAAATTGGAAACTTTCATTGACCGAATTTTTAGATTTTTACTCATTCAATCTCAAGTCAATTAACAGGAATATTGTTAGTGCTGATGTATTGTGGTTTGTATTGATCTGGTATGATCGTTATCAGTTCATCAAGAAATTTCTCTTTCAGGTATAGTTGCCCTCGATTGTTAAAATGAGTGTCATAGGGATAATACAAATCTTCGGTCAGGTCCGTCTTCAAAGCTATATTTTCAAAGGAATTCACTAACAAGGAATCCGTGGCTCCATCTTCTTTGTAATACAGCACCCTAAAATCGATTGAATCTTTCCCTAAAGACGCCATCAATTCATGTGTCATTTCGATGGACCTTTCCATAGTATAAAACCCGGTGACTGCATCATCGATAAAGGAAATCTGTCGTTTAACAGCAAACCTGATGAAATTTGCGATATCATTTTGATGTGTTTGTTGATACTTAAGGGCTAGTTTTTTGATTACCCAACTGTGGTCCATCAAAGTCACGAAAAATGACCAGTCACTCATTCGTTCAGCCCACATGATGGCCTGCGCTTTGCTCCTAGCAGAGGTGAATATATATTCGAGTTGATATCCCAAATAATCATCCTTTGCATATTCCTTTCTGGCATACGGAAATACATTTTCCATGATCACCAGGTCCGGCTTAAAGTCAAGAACATCCTTTTCTATGCTTTTAAATGTAAAGTACGATCGGGTTTCCCCGGGCATACCAAAATTCATGATCTCTACGTTATATCCATTTTTGCGTAAATCCGCCTCTGCCATATTTGGGTAATTGTAGCAGGCTGTATCTACAATATGAAAGACTCCCGAAAGCACACAGCTACCCACCATGGCTATTCGGTAAGTTGAAGGCTCTTTTTCCAGCGACCATTCATCATCCACATAACCGTACTTGTTGAACTTCACTGTGTCGTTATCCAGGTAATGTTCACCTCCGGGAATAAAGGTGAACCCCAGGTCTTCATCGTAACGATGCACAGAAGACAAATAACCATATTCCGTGTGGGCAGCCAATCTAAAGTAGATTTCACCTGCTATGAACAGTCCAACAAAAAGCAACATGCTTATGATCACGAACTTTCGCACAGTCTTTTTCAAAATTGATTTTTTCATTTTGTGAGTATTATTCAACTATCTCGTATTAATGGAGACAATGCCACCAAACTGAGTTCGACTCTAGAAAAATGGGCTCAACATTTCTCCATAGAGAGCATTTTGTCGGGAATCTCATCAGCGCGATAGAGATTCCCCGGACTGGGCGTCTGATATTTTCTGCTCTTCTAGGAATTTTTGACCGAAAATTCTGGAGTGACGCGCTGAAAGGCGTGTTTTAGAATCGAACTAAGGATTCAGCTGGCCAGGACATGACTCGATTTAGCTTTCTGTATTTGAAATGGGGAAATATCAACGGCGACAATCTGCTTCAAACCTGTCAACCTTACCAAAAGCCTTTTCGATGCTTTGCCATCAATCATGATCCCATGAAATCCAGTAAAAGGCCCTTCCATCACCACTACCGCGTCTCCTTTAAAAAGATGCTCCTCACAAAGTCCCGGATTTCCTTTTTCCAAAAGTTTAATGATGGCTATCTCTTCCTTTGGAAGGATCACATGTCCTTCAGGTTGACCAGGGATAATATAAGACTGCAATACCTCAATGTCCCTGATGTTCATCCGGTCAGCCTCACACATATGACAAAAGATTATCCCGGGAAATAAGGGCACATAGACTTGCTTGTGTTGATTGCCCCAGTATTTGACTTCTTTCGTCACTGGAATATAGCATTCCACACCACCGTACTTTAGTTGAGAAGCAACATGCTTTTCATAGCCAGACTGGACATGAAGCACATGCCACATCAACGGCTCGTTGTGCATTTCCATAAGAATGTAATTGGAAGATAGATAAGGCTCCGCCGATTGAAGTCCCAACGCAAGTCGGTCTTACGGCTTTGATTTCGAAGCGATGTATTTATGCAGGTGAACTTTTTAGCCAAGCGATCACCTTTCCACTATGATACGAAAAAATATCAATATTTGGAAGGAATAAATATGGAAAAATAAAGAGAAAAGAACTTTAAATGATAATTAAAAATCTGATATTCAGTACTTTAAATAAAATAAGCAGCTGCAATATTTTATTTAATAAATACATACAAAAGGTATAAACCATTAATATAAAATACTGAATCATCACTATAAATTGCCTTTGAATGATGTTATGTAATTCATGGATCCACCAGCATTTCACCAGACTGAAAAGGCTCCGGGGACTTGACTGAAGGTTTAGATGAGGTTTTTCTCGAACGTCCAAACACCAATAGCGTAAGCAATAAATTGAAGCAAAAGAATCCACCGGGAAGCAGAATCAAAAAGTCATTCATGCCAGCATAGCTGTTCCAGAGAAAATAGCCCGAAATCGCAAAAAATGTTCCAACGAAAACCAGAATAGACACATTATTCCTCAACACGGTGGACCACTTCATTTTCTCCTCTTTCCCTTTAGGGGTAACCACCCAGGATAGCTTTTCTCTATATTTCCTGGGCACGATCATCTGATAGATAAATTTCCAGGTAGAAAGGAACATCACCCAGAAGATATAGCTATGGACTGCAAAAAAAGAGCAGTAATAATCTACAAAAGAAGATGGATTGGTTCTGGTCTCTTCGATCAGCATACCAAACTTCTTTCGAAAACCGATTGCCGAAATACTACCAAACAGGAGCAATAGCACAAAAGCAATCAAAGCAACAGAACTAATCATAGGGGAAAGCAAAATGAATACGGGGATCAATGCATTGCTCGGGTAGCTTAGTCCATGATAAAGAAAGGATACCTTCTCATAAAAGTTAATTTTGTTTGAAACTACAACTCGCTTGAAGTATTTGAATAGCACTTGTAAGCCGCCAACCGCCCACCGGTCCCACATGCCTTTCAGTGCAGCAAGCGACGTGGGAACCCCTTCTCCACTAAGTATCCAATGAGTTTTCCCATAACTCCCTTGCAAATAAGCTCGAATGGTCATAGAAAAATCTTCTGTCAACATGAACTCCCCTCGGGAATCCTTTTCTAAAAAAGAACCTAATTGCGCAATCACAGCTCGTTTGTAGATCGCATTATGTCCATAAAAAATAGGCATCCCCCAATTGCCGATTTCACCCAGTATGTACCGAAAGATGGTCTGCTGCATACCCACTGCTTTACTCAGCCTGTTGACTTCCATGTTATTCGCAACCGTCATCAGCTGGATGTAGGCAGCATCTTCGTCCGCAGCAAATGTCTTCACTAGGTCCGTCAAGGTATTTACGTGGAAAGTGGAATCCGTATCCGCATACATCACATATTCCACTTCCCAATCGTTCGCCACATAGCGTTCGTAGGCCACATCCAGGTTCAATGGTTTAAAACCTTTCAATTCCGGATCTCTGGAAATCCATTCCACTTCCAGATTGCTACCCTGAAACAATTCGTTCAAATGGGTCACATAAGATCTCCAGCTTTCCAGGTCTTCAAAATCGCGACTATTATCTACGACAATGATCTTCCAGTCCCCCTCATATTCCATCGCAATCAGGCTGTCCAGCGTCATTTTGGCGATTTCAAATGGTTCGTGATACGTGGGAAGGATGATCGCTACCTTCGGATACTTTTTAAGTTCTACCAACTCCGGATCCTGATAGTCATGGTTATTAAATAGCAGCCGTAGCACCATCACTAAAGCGATGACCAATTGCAGATAGAGTGGAATGGTCAAAGCCATCAGCAATACATCCGGCAAGGTGATGTTCTTCCTTGCCAGCGCAAACTGCATCACAAATGGGGTCAATACTGATAAAAAGAAGAGAGGCCCATACAATTGATGATAGATATATGGCCGATTGGCCTTCCTTTTTTGATGTGCTCTGATCAAGAAAATAGAACACAAAGCCAACAATCCTGCGGCAACAAGCAGTGATTTGATTTCCTCCATAGCGATCGTTCATACAATGGCCAGCACAAGCTAGTCATACAAAGAGAGAATCAAAATAACAGATTATGGGATTACTTACAAATGACGTGTGCATGTAAGTGGAAATAAAAATCAACAACGAACAATTCTTTACCCAATTTTCGAGTCACCTTAAATGCTATTCCATATGAAAATCCAACTCACCACCATCTACACGAAAATCCAGGCGATTTTCGGAGGGAGGGATAAGACAGGTTGCAAAATCTGTGAAAGCACAGGGTGGATTGTAAGCTCGATTGAAATCAATGGTGGTTTTACCATCTGGGCCTGGCAAAGGAACGTGTAAATAACGCCCGCTACCGTAAGTCTCAATGGCGCTGGTTTCGTCACTGAAAATGACAAAGAAATCCACATCGTCGAGTGGCTCCAGTGAATAGTTTTTTCCCTGGAATTGAAATTGCAATTGCCCTTCAATCTCCATTTCAAAACGATGCCCGAGCACATTGTCTATGGTTAACTTCTTCTTAGGTAAATACGGTTTGAAAATTGCTTCAACGACCAGATCAGGGTTGTACTCGTAAAAATGAATGTCTGGATCTGCTGCCAGCATAGGATGATCCAGATCCTTCAATCGAATCCCGACATTCCCTACCCTTTCGATGATGTACCACACATAATTGCCGTAAGTCATCTCCTTCGACACCTCCTGACTCAGATCAAAAACCAGGCCTTCTTCCTGAGAAGTAGAATCAATCAAAATCCCTTCAGCTACCTCCGAAATAGAAACTACACCTGCTTCCACTTTGAACACGCCACTCTTCGCAGGAAAATCCACGGGAAAAATGACCGCATTACTACTATCGGAACCAAAGGAATGTTCTCCATCCTGCAACCAATACAATCCCGCCAGATTCAGGAAGCCTTCTTTGGATTTCAGTTCCTCCATTCGATCCACTTTCCAGCTTTCCCAGCCGGACAATTGTTCGGAAGTTGCTTGCTTCGGTGCAGGTGTACATGCCAGGATGAAAAGAAAGGCAAGGAACTGGTATTTGATCATTTCAGAGGATTTTTGAAAACGGAGCATACAAATTAGCTATTTACTTCGGCTTTTATCATTGCTGCTGGACCAATAATTTAATTTACCTTCGACGATATAACCACAAGGGCAAAACAACGCTCGATATTAACAAATACAGAGACCAAAAGATTTCAAGATGACTAACCAAGCCATGACTTTCATTCTACTACTGATGAGTACGGTAGTTTTCGCGCAGGAACCAAAAGTGATGGTACCAGGTACCCGGGTTTCCATCCCGACCCCTGAGGGTTTCACGAAAAGTGAGCAATTCTCAGGCTATCAAAAAGGTGAAACAGCGATGATCAACGTCATGGACCTCAATGGTGGGAACTATTATTCTAATGCCGCTAATTTCTCCCGAGAAAATTTTGAAGCGAAAGGGGTTGAAGTGCTGGAATACAAGGAGCTGGAAATCGGGAATTACCCTGCCAAAATGATAAAGGTGATTGCCGCAGATGACTCCCACATGATCAATGCAGTCTTCGGAGATTCCACTTTTTCCGTGATGATCATGGGCGCATATCTCCCTGAAGACAAATCAGCAGAAGCAACCATCAAGCAATCGATCCTGCAGGCTGAATACAATAAAGACTTTGAGCTTGACCCATTTGCAAGTGCCTTTTTCAGCATTGATGAATCGAACACGAAATTGAAATTTGCACATTCTGGTGCGGGCATGTTTATCTATACTGTCGACGGGAAAGAAAACAATGAAAAAGATCAACCAATGGCGCTGGTATTACCCTTGCCAAAAGACATGTTTACTACCGCCCAATCAATGGCGGAGGCCATGGTCACAGGCCTGAAGCAAAAAGGCCTAACCGATGTTGCATATGTCAATGAATCCGACGAAGCCATAAATGGGTATGATGCCTATGAAATTTGGGCAACAGGCTCAATGGGAGATGCAAAAACAAGTATCCTGGTACACGCTATTGTGAAAGAAGAAAACATACTCATTATTCAAGGGATTCAAACTGCAGGTGAGTTTGACCCGGAAGTAATCCGGGAATTATCTTCCAATGTAACCATGAAGTAAATAGTAAGTAATCACATCTGCTTAAACGGCTTTACTGAACTGATCAAAACCTCCTTTTGATCGCCATAACCTTACGTCAAAAGCAGAACATACATTTCTAAGCAGCATCATGCGATCCGGGTGGATTTCCATGCCCGTCTCATTCATCTGGATCACTTCATCTTCGACGAGTTTATCCATGAGACTCCAGTTGATATCCAGGCCAAATTCTTCCAGGAAGCTGGACTTCCACTGCACTTTTCCATTGCACATCATGTCACGGATCAACTCCCGTAGAAATAAGTCTTCCTTCGTATGTAAATGACCTTTAGCAATTGGAAACTCCCCGGCATCCAAGGCTCTTTTGTAGTCTTTGATGTTCTTGTGATTCTGCCCAAATGCGGACCAGCTATCTCCGATAGAACTCACTCCCAGACCTATCAGAAACTCGGTTCGCTGTGTGGTGTAGCCCATAAAATTACGGTGCAAGTCACCTGCTTCTTTGGCCTGGCACAATTCATCTTCTCGTAGAACGAAATGATCCATACCCACTTCTTCATAGCCATTTGCTTTGAATTGCTCCTTGCCAGCAAGAAAGAACGATAGCTTGTCTTCAGAAGAGGGCAAAAGATGTTCAAAGGACTTCTGTCCGGGTTTCATCCACGGCACATGCGCATAGCTATAAAATGCAATCCGATCCGGACGCAATTGAATGGTCTTATCCAGGGTATCAGCAACTGTTTCGGGAGTCTGAAGCGGCAAACCATAGATCAGGTCATAATTGATGGATTTAAATCCAATGGCCCTGGCCCAGGAGGCGACTCGCAAAACATCATCATAAGATTGTCTCCGATTGATCTGCTTTTGCACGGCTTCATTGAAATCCTGGATACCCAGGCTCATCCGCCGGAAGCCAAGCTCATAAAGTGCTTGTAAATGTTCTCGCGTGGTATTAGCAGGATGCCCCTCGAAACTCAAATCTGTATCTTCCGTTACTTCACAATAATCAAAGACTCCCTCAATCAATTGTTTCAGGTTTTCAGGCTGAAAAAAAGTAGGTGTCCCCCCTCCAATATGTAATTCCTTCAATGTTGGTGTGCCAGGCAAAGCACGCACATACAAGATCCACTCTCTTAGCAAGTAGCTCAAATACGAATCTTCTACAGAATGATTTTTTGTAATGATCGTATTGCAACCACAGTAAGTGCACAAACTTTCACAATATGGCAAGTGAATGTAAAGACTGATCTCGCCGGCATTGGCCCAATAAGCATTCCGAATGCTATTTTTCCAATCAGCCATAGAAAAGTTATCGTGATCCCAGAAAGGCACGGTTGGATAGCTTGTGTAGCGTGGTACGGGGATGGCGTATTCCTGGAGAAGTTCGAGATCGGTTAACATGATATTTTTATTTGCAGATGGTCAATTGAGAAGGGTTAAATACACCCATAACCGGAACATCCGGTAATTCAAGGGCGGTGGCTCGAAGGATCATGATCGCTCCTGCTACTAACATGAGCGCATTGGCTACTTTCATGCCTCTGAAACGTGCGAGCCATTCACGGACCGGAAGCAGGGTGAAACTTGTCATGAGAGGCAAAGTACCCAGCCCAAAACCGGTCATGATCAGGATACCCGAAATAGTATCGGCACTACCGAGTGCAGCAAATGCCGCCATGTAGACCATACCACATGGCAACAGTCCATTCAGCATCCCTACCAAAAAGAAAGTACCAGATCGTTGAGATTGATACAGTCGGGCAATTCGTTGTTGCACAAATCTGCCCAGCCGGGTTCGGGAAACGGAAAGCTCCAAGCGTTTATTGAAGGAAGGAAACAAGACAATTGCTACCAGAACCAATCCTACGATCAACGATAAAGAACGCTGAAAACCTGCTAAGGCAAAGCCTTCTCCGACGGAAGCCAGCAACAAGCCCACTAAGACATAAGTCAGCGTGCGCCCCAAAGTGTACAGTAAACTTTTGAGCAATCGCACCAAAGGATTAGCAGATCGGTAAGGCAAGGCCATGGCCAATGGACCGCACATGCCTATGCAGTGCCAGCTCCCCACAAAGCCAATGGATAATCCGATGAGCAGGGCTCCAGTCATAAAACAATGCCTTTTTCCTGATAGAAAGTTTGACCATTGGCTTCCCAGCTGATCTTCAGGATGTAATAACCTTTTAGAAGATCAGACCGATCGAAGGACATAGTCGCAGCATTACTTAATTCGAAACGCTTATCAAACTGACTATCGGAAGGTCGATACAAATGCACTTTTCCTTTTTCGGGCGCACTGGGAAACGTAAGCTCCAGTAAACCTTCAGAAAGTTGCACCTTAGCCTCCATGCCCTGTGCTTTGGTTTGTTGGATCTGATCAATGCGCTGTTGATAATTCAGCTCTTCCCGGTAGTAATCTTCCGTCACCAGATCAATGTTCTGATCGAAGCTTTTGACCGCCATGAAAATGATGAATCCTGCAAACCCAATGAATGATAATGTCAATCCGTGTCCCCAATTCATATCGTTATAAGTTTGGACCTAAGAAGGTCGTATTGATCGTTTCTAGCTTTTCGTCTTCGGCGTAAACGCCTATTTCAATTTTTGTCGACATGCCAGTGAGTGCCGACCTGTCCAGGTGAATGAACATGGCCCCTTCTCCAATGGATTGTCCATCGACTGGCAGCAGATCACCCACCATTTTGATCTCGCCATTTACGTTCTCCAGCCTAAATTCAAAGGGTACTTCTTCCAGAGTTTTATTCACCACCTTGAAGTTGTAGAGGTTGCTGACT
This DNA window, taken from Cytophagales bacterium, encodes the following:
- a CDS encoding sulfite exporter TauE/SafE family protein, producing the protein MTGALLIGLSIGFVGSWHCIGMCGPLAMALPYRSANPLVRLLKSLLYTLGRTLTYVLVGLLLASVGEGFALAGFQRSLSLIVGLVLVAIVLFPSFNKRLELSVSRTRLGRFVQQRIARLYQSQRSGTFFLVGMLNGLLPCGMVYMAAFAALGSADTISGILIMTGFGLGTLPLMTSFTLLPVREWLARFRGMKVANALMLVAGAIMILRATALELPDVPVMGVFNPSQLTICK
- a CDS encoding FixH family protein, with translation MNWGHGLTLSFIGFAGFIIFMAVKSFDQNIDLVTEDYYREELNYQQRIDQIQQTKAQGMEAKVQLSEGLLELTFPSAPEKGKVHLYRPSDSQFDKRFELSNAATMSFDRSDLLKGYYILKISWEANGQTFYQEKGIVL
- the hemN gene encoding oxygen-independent coproporphyrinogen III oxidase — translated: MLTDLELLQEYAIPVPRYTSYPTVPFWDHDNFSMADWKNSIRNAYWANAGEISLYIHLPYCESLCTYCGCNTIITKNHSVEDSYLSYLLREWILYVRALPGTPTLKELHIGGGTPTFFQPENLKQLIEGVFDYCEVTEDTDLSFEGHPANTTREHLQALYELGFRRMSLGIQDFNEAVQKQINRRQSYDDVLRVASWARAIGFKSINYDLIYGLPLQTPETVADTLDKTIQLRPDRIAFYSYAHVPWMKPGQKSFEHLLPSSEDKLSFFLAGKEQFKANGYEEVGMDHFVLREDELCQAKEAGDLHRNFMGYTTQRTEFLIGLGVSSIGDSWSAFGQNHKNIKDYKRALDAGEFPIAKGHLHTKEDLFLRELIRDMMCNGKVQWKSSFLEEFGLDINWSLMDKLVEDEVIQMNETGMEIHPDRMMLLRNVCSAFDVRLWRSKGGFDQFSKAV